GGCGGCGCGCACGCTTACCATTTCCGACAACGGCATCGGCATGTCCCGTGCCGAGGTGATCGAGAACATCGGTACCATCGCGCGTTCGGGCACACGGGAATTCCTCGAGAAACTCACCGGCGATCAGGCCAAGGATGCGCACCTGATTGGCCAGTTCGGCGTGGGTTTTTATTCTTCTTTCATCGTCGCTGACCGCGTCACCCTGATCACGCGCCGCGCCGGTCTGGCGCCCGAGCATGGCGTGAAGTGGGAATCCACCGGTGAGGGTGAGTACACCCTGGAGAACGTGGAGAAGACCGGTCACGGCACTGACGTCATCCTGCATCTGCGGGAAGGCGAGGACGAGTTCCTGGAGCCCTGGCGTCTGCGCGCCATCATCCACAAGTATTCCGACCACATTGCGCTACCCATCCTGATGAAGAAGGAGGGCAGCGACGAAGAGGAACGGGTCAACCAAGCGAGCGCCCTGTGGGCGCGTCCCAAGAGCGAGATCACGCCGGAGCAATACGAGGCGTTTTACAAGCACGTGGCCCATGCCTTCGAGCCGCCGCTGGCCTATGTGCACAGCAAGGTGGAAGGTAAGCAGGAATACACGCTGCTGCTTTACATTCCCCAGCACGCACCCTTCGACCTGTGGGATCGGCAGCAACGCCACGGCATCAAACTCTATGTGCGGCGTGTCTTCATCATGGAGGACATGGAGAAACTCATGCCGCACTACCTGCGCTTCGTGCGTGGCGTGATCGATTCCAACGACCTGCCTCTCAATGTCTCGCGCGAGATTTTGCAACATTCGCGCGACATCGACGCCATCCGAGCCGGTGCCACGCGCAAGGTGCTGGATCTGCTAGAGGATCTGGCCGCAAACGAGAAGGAAAAATACGCCCGCTTCTGGAAAGAATTCGGCCGCGTGCTCAAGGAGGGGCTGGGTGAGGACTTTGCCAACCGCGAGCGCCTGGCGCGTCTGCTGCGTTTCACCAGCACCGCCTCCGAGGGTGATGCCCAGGACGTGTCGCTGGCCGACTACGTGGCGCGCATGAAGGAAGGACAGGACAAGATCTACTACGTCACCGCCGACAGTTACGCGGCGGCCAAGACCAGTCCACATCTGGAAGTGTTCCGCAAGAAAGGCGTGGAAGTGCTGCTGCTCTCCGATCGGGTGG
This genomic interval from Thiobacter sp. AK1 contains the following:
- the htpG gene encoding molecular chaperone HtpG encodes the protein MTVDPTRETLGFQAEVRQLLRLVIHSLYSNKEIFLRELISNASDACDKLRFEALSDPALYEGDHDLKIRVFVDKAARTLTISDNGIGMSRAEVIENIGTIARSGTREFLEKLTGDQAKDAHLIGQFGVGFYSSFIVADRVTLITRRAGLAPEHGVKWESTGEGEYTLENVEKTGHGTDVILHLREGEDEFLEPWRLRAIIHKYSDHIALPILMKKEGSDEEERVNQASALWARPKSEITPEQYEAFYKHVAHAFEPPLAYVHSKVEGKQEYTLLLYIPQHAPFDLWDRQQRHGIKLYVRRVFIMEDMEKLMPHYLRFVRGVIDSNDLPLNVSREILQHSRDIDAIRAGATRKVLDLLEDLAANEKEKYARFWKEFGRVLKEGLGEDFANRERLARLLRFTSTASEGDAQDVSLADYVARMKEGQDKIYYVTADSYAAAKTSPHLEVFRKKGVEVLLLSDRVDEWMLSYLHEFEGKPLASVAKGELDLGKLADEAEKKTHQEDAEQFKDLVARIKEALGDAVKDVRVSQRLTESAACLVTGEHEMSMNLERLLKAAGQNVPGVKPVLEINVHHPIVARLRDETDAQRFADWSRILFDQAQLAEGGQLEDPARFVRTLNELMLALAAR